A segment of the Garra rufa unplaced genomic scaffold, GarRuf1.0 hap1_unplaced_714, whole genome shotgun sequence genome:
tatatatatattatttcataattaaatcattattttaacCTTTTATAGTGATTTATCTTTACACTTTTTATATAATTTAGAATGATATGTTCTGACTAATTCCCATAGGAGTCCATAATGATTATAAGGCCAAATTTAGACCAAAAGGTTGGACtatgttttatatatacagtatagaaCTACATTGGAGATGACGGTGAACAAAATGTTTAGTGAACTTTTGTTCTTTAACAAAAATAAACCTGAAGTAATGCTGATGCTGAACATCCTCTGAAGGCTCTAAATAGTCGTGGTCTCTTTAAATAGATTTGTGTCCACTTTAGATTGATGTTTTAAGGTGCGTTGCTGGTATCTAAAGACATAGTTTTTGTGGATCGTCCTAAATAATCTCCTGTGGTGTTTTTATCTCTCAGGATCGGGACAGTGACAGCGCTCTGTGTCTGAAGAACAGATCTTCCTTTGAGCACCAACACCATCACCTGCTGCATTGTCTGGAAAAGACAACAGTAAGTACAACTCAGTCTGTTACTGGACACAAATTATGATTAATTTCTTCCTCAAAATATCCTACAGGCTTCTCCAAGTGCAGAAGGTTTTTATAATGAATTTCCTTCTGTAATGTCCAACAGAATCATGAGTTCACAGACGAGCTGACGTTCAGTGAGATGTGTATGACTGAGTCGGTGGGCTATCGCACCAGCCGCAGCACTTCCATCTCCAGCCAGCAGGGGATGTCAACGTCCTGCTGCCCCCGCAGGGCTAAGAGAAGAGCTATCCGCCTTGCAAACTCCACCGTATCCGTCAGCCGGGGCAGTGTACAGGAGCTGGACACTCTGCAAGTGCACAAAACCTCTGCTGGACCCCAAAGGTACAGCAATACAAAGACCctaatgatatatgtgaccctggatcacaaaaccagcatgggtatgtttgtagcaatagtcaaaaatgcattgtatgggtcaaaattatagatttttcttttatgccaaaatccattagaatatttagtaaatattatgttccatgaaaatattttgtgaatttcctactataaatatatcaaaacttaatttttgattagtaatatgcattgctaataacttcatttggacaactttaaaggtgactttctcaatatttagatttttttggcaccctcagattccagatttccaaatattgtcctattccaacaaaccacacatcaatggaaggcttatttattcagctttcagataatgcataaatctcaatgtcaaaaaactgacccttatgactggttttgtggtccagggtcacatgtgtcaTTATTCAATTTCAATTTTGCTTAAATAAAAGGAAAAGTATTATTAGAGCCATTATGAAattttgcattttgtattatttttataacaATTAACCACatttgagattaggagcactccctttaagagaatgCTCCTAATCTCACCTCGTGACCTGTATAAAAAACACCTGGAAgctagaaatcttgctgattgataggggatcaaatacttatttcactcattaaaatgcaaatcaatttataacttttttttaaaatgtgtttttctgaatttttttgttgttattctgtctctcactgttcaaataaacctaccattgaaattatagactgatcatttctttgtcagtgggcaaaagtacaaaatcagcagggaatcaattttttttttcctcactgtacgactacaaaaaaaaaaaaaaaaaaattatggaaaaaTAACTTCAATCTGTAACAATTAAGATGATATCCCTTCTAATCTATAACTCTTTTCTTCTGAATATGTCTGTGAACgcatgtatttgtgtgtgtgtgtgtgtgtgtgtatgtgtctccaAACAGCCGCTCCAGTCTGAACGCCCGGACAGAAGACCTGAAGCTAAACTGTGACGATAGGGATTTCACAGCGGCTATAATCAGTATACCCACCCCACCCGCCAACACCCCCGACGAGAGTCTGCCGCCCTCTCCTGCCATTCCCGGAATCTTACGCAACTCTCGCTCTACTTGCTTCACCCATGAGACAGTGAAGATCTCCTCCTTATAACCGCCACAAGCACACAAGCATCCCCCTCTTGCACAAAACGGAAGGAAGTGACGGGGGGCTTCTCCCAGGAAAGACCGACCGCAAACGCCACAGAAAAGACAAAGTGCATCTCGTAACGAATCTGCTTCATTCCAAAATCGACAATTCGACGTGGACTCGCATGAGCTGACGTGTTTCTCGTGCCCCCGGACAATGTGGGG
Coding sequences within it:
- the LOC141317318 gene encoding A-type voltage-gated potassium channel KCND1-like — protein: MCMTESVGYRTSRSTSISSQQGMSTSCCPRRAKRRAIRLANSTVSVSRGSVQELDTLQVHKTSAGPQSRSSLNARTEDLKLNCDDRDFTAAIISIPTPPANTPDESLPPSPAIPGILRNSRSTCFTHETVKISSL